In Rahnella sikkimica, the following are encoded in one genomic region:
- the epd gene encoding erythrose-4-phosphate dehydrogenase: MPIRIAINGFGRIGRSVLRALYESGRRAEISVIAINEIASPEGMAHLLKYDSSHGRFAWDVRQEGENLYVGDDSIRLLHQPDASQLPWGELSIDVVLDCTGVYGSRADGETQLAAGAKKILFAHPGGHDLDATVVYGVNHELLERQHRIVSNASCTTNCIIPVIKLLDDAFGIESGTVTTIHSSMNDQPVIDAYHADLRRTRAASQSIIPVDTKLAAGITRIMPKFCDRFEAISVRVPTINVTAIDLSVFVEGSVTVDEVNQLLQKAAMGAFRGIVDYTELPLVSTDFNHDPHSAIVDGTQTRVSGKHLIKTLVWCDNEWGFANRMLDTTLAMSASGF; encoded by the coding sequence ATGCCAATACGTATTGCAATTAATGGCTTTGGTCGCATTGGCCGTAGCGTATTGCGCGCGTTATACGAATCCGGGCGTCGGGCGGAAATCTCCGTCATTGCCATCAATGAAATCGCCAGCCCTGAAGGCATGGCCCATCTGCTCAAATACGACTCCAGCCACGGGCGCTTTGCCTGGGATGTCCGCCAGGAAGGTGAAAACCTTTACGTCGGCGATGACTCCATCCGTTTACTCCATCAGCCTGATGCCAGCCAGTTGCCCTGGGGCGAACTGAGCATTGACGTGGTGCTCGATTGCACCGGCGTTTACGGCAGCCGTGCAGACGGTGAAACGCAGCTTGCGGCGGGCGCCAAAAAAATTCTGTTCGCGCATCCCGGTGGGCATGATTTAGATGCCACAGTGGTTTACGGTGTTAACCACGAGCTGCTCGAACGCCAGCACCGCATTGTGTCCAATGCGTCCTGCACCACCAACTGTATTATCCCTGTGATTAAGCTGCTCGACGATGCCTTTGGCATTGAGTCCGGCACGGTAACGACCATCCATTCTTCAATGAATGACCAGCCGGTCATCGACGCCTACCATGCGGATTTACGCCGCACGCGCGCCGCCAGCCAGTCCATTATTCCGGTCGATACCAAGCTCGCCGCAGGGATCACGCGCATAATGCCGAAGTTCTGCGATCGCTTCGAAGCGATCTCCGTACGGGTGCCAACCATCAATGTCACCGCCATTGATCTGAGCGTGTTTGTCGAGGGTTCTGTGACGGTAGACGAGGTGAACCAGCTGCTGCAAAAGGCCGCAATGGGCGCTTTTCGTGGTATTGTTGACTATACCGAACTACCATTAGTCTCGACAGATTTTAACCATGATCCTCACAGCGCAATCGTAGATGGAACGCAGACGAGGGTCAGCGGAAAGCACCTGATAAAAACACTGGTCTGGTGCGATAACGAGTGGGGTTTTGCCAACCGAATGTTGGATACAACATTGGCAATGTCCGCGAGCGGTTTCTAG
- the tkt gene encoding transketolase — protein MSSRKELANAIRALSMDAVQKANSGHPGAPMGMADIAEVLWRDYLNHNPTNPNWADRDRFVLSNGHGSMLIYSLLHLTGYDLPISELANFRQLHSKTPGHPEYGYTPGVETTTGPLGQGIANAVGMAIAERTLGAQFNKPGHDIVDHQTYTFLGDGCMMEGISHEVCSLAGTMKLGKLTAFYDDNGISIDGHVEGWFTDDTAARFEAYGWHVVRHVDGHNPDSIKAAIEEAHKVTDKPSLLMCKTVIGFGSPNKAGTHDVHGAALGAAEVAATREALGWKYAAFEIPQDIYAQWDAKEAGKAKESAWDEKFAAYAKAHPELAKEFKRRINGELPANWETDAQKFIEELQAKPANIASRKASQNALEAFGKVLPEFLGGSADLAPSNLTMWSGSKSIGDDQAGNYIHYGVREFGMTAITNGIALHGGFLPYSATFLMFVEYARNAVRMAALMKIRNVFVYTHDSIGLGEDGPTHQPVEQIASLRVTPNMSTWRPADQVESAVAWKYAIERNDGPVTLIFSRQNLTQQPRTAEQLANVARGGYVLKDCDGTPEVILIATGSEVGITVEAADKLAAAGTKVRVVSMPSTDAFDKQDAAYRESVLPKAVSARVAVEAGIADYWFKYVGLNGAIVGMHSFGESAPADLLFKEFGFTVDNVVAQAQALLK, from the coding sequence ATGTCCTCTCGTAAAGAGCTTGCGAACGCTATCCGCGCACTTAGTATGGACGCCGTGCAGAAAGCGAATTCCGGCCACCCTGGCGCCCCTATGGGCATGGCAGACATTGCCGAAGTCTTGTGGCGCGATTATCTGAACCACAACCCGACGAACCCGAACTGGGCTGACCGTGACCGCTTCGTGCTGTCCAATGGTCATGGTTCCATGCTGATTTACAGCCTGCTGCACCTCACAGGTTATGACCTGCCGATCAGCGAACTGGCGAACTTCCGTCAGTTGCATTCCAAAACGCCGGGTCACCCGGAATACGGTTATACGCCTGGCGTAGAAACCACCACGGGCCCGCTGGGTCAGGGCATCGCGAACGCGGTGGGTATGGCGATTGCTGAACGCACACTGGGTGCGCAGTTCAACAAACCCGGTCATGACATCGTCGATCACCAGACTTATACGTTCCTGGGCGACGGCTGCATGATGGAAGGCATTTCTCACGAAGTGTGTTCTCTGGCCGGTACCATGAAACTCGGCAAACTGACCGCGTTTTATGATGACAACGGTATCTCCATCGACGGCCACGTAGAAGGCTGGTTCACTGACGATACGGCTGCCCGTTTCGAAGCTTACGGCTGGCACGTTGTGCGTCACGTTGACGGTCATAACCCTGACTCCATCAAAGCGGCTATCGAAGAAGCGCATAAAGTCACCGACAAACCTTCCCTGCTGATGTGCAAAACCGTGATCGGTTTCGGTTCTCCGAACAAAGCCGGTACTCACGATGTGCACGGCGCAGCGCTGGGCGCAGCCGAAGTTGCCGCCACCCGCGAAGCACTGGGCTGGAAATATGCTGCGTTTGAAATCCCGCAGGATATCTACGCGCAGTGGGATGCGAAAGAAGCCGGCAAAGCGAAAGAATCCGCATGGGATGAGAAATTCGCCGCTTACGCTAAAGCGCACCCTGAACTGGCAAAAGAGTTCAAACGTCGTATCAACGGTGAACTGCCTGCTAACTGGGAAACCGACGCGCAGAAATTTATCGAAGAGTTGCAGGCAAAACCTGCCAACATCGCCAGCCGTAAAGCGTCTCAGAACGCGCTGGAAGCTTTCGGTAAAGTGTTGCCAGAATTCCTGGGCGGCTCCGCTGACCTGGCGCCAAGCAACCTGACCATGTGGTCCGGTTCTAAGTCTATCGGCGACGATCAGGCAGGTAACTACATCCATTACGGTGTGCGCGAATTCGGTATGACCGCGATCACCAACGGTATCGCGCTGCACGGTGGTTTCCTGCCGTACTCTGCAACCTTCCTGATGTTCGTTGAATATGCACGTAACGCCGTGCGTATGGCCGCACTGATGAAGATCCGTAACGTGTTCGTTTACACCCATGACTCCATCGGTCTGGGCGAAGACGGCCCGACACACCAGCCGGTTGAGCAAATCGCCAGCCTGCGCGTGACGCCAAACATGAGCACATGGCGTCCGGCTGACCAGGTTGAATCTGCGGTGGCATGGAAATACGCCATCGAACGTAACGACGGTCCTGTTACCCTGATCTTCTCCCGTCAGAACCTGACCCAACAACCGCGTACTGCTGAGCAACTGGCGAACGTGGCACGTGGTGGTTATGTCCTGAAAGATTGCGACGGCACGCCAGAAGTCATTCTGATTGCGACCGGTTCTGAAGTGGGCATCACCGTAGAAGCTGCAGACAAACTGGCCGCAGCGGGCACCAAAGTGCGCGTGGTTTCCATGCCGTCTACTGACGCCTTCGACAAACAGGACGCGGCTTACCGTGAATCTGTCTTGCCGAAAGCCGTTTCTGCACGCGTGGCGGTTGAAGCGGGTATCGCTGACTACTGGTTCAAATACGTTGGCCTGAATGGCGCGATCGTGGGCATGCACAGCTTCGGCGAATCTGCTCCGGCAGACCTGCTGTTCAAAGAGTTTGGCTTCACGGTTGATAACGTTGTGGCTCAGGCACAGGCTTTACTGAAGTAA
- the pgk gene encoding phosphoglycerate kinase yields the protein MSVIKMSDLDLAGKRVLIRADLNVPVKDGKVTSDARIRASLPTIEIALKQGARVMVTSHLGRPTEGEYNEEFSLLPVVNYLKEHLKSPVRLAKDYLDGVEVAEGELVVLENVRFNKGEKKDDEALSKKYAALCDIYVMDAFGTAHRAQASTHGVGKFAPIACAGPLLSAELEALGKALGNPARPMVAIVGGSKVSTKLTVLDSLSKIADQLIVGGGIANTFVAAQGNNVGKSLYEADLVGTASKLLETCDIPVPTDVRVATEFSETAVATVKSVKDIKDDEQILDMGDESAYRLAEIIKNAKTILWNGPVGVFEFPNFRRGTEIVAQAIADSEGFSIAGGGDTLAAIDLFGIADKISYISTGGGAFLEFVEGKALPAVVMLEERAKK from the coding sequence ATGTCTGTTATTAAGATGAGCGATCTGGATTTAGCGGGTAAACGCGTACTGATCCGTGCCGATCTGAATGTGCCAGTTAAAGATGGCAAAGTAACCTCAGATGCACGTATCCGCGCTTCTTTGCCAACCATCGAAATTGCCCTGAAACAAGGCGCACGCGTGATGGTTACCTCGCATCTGGGTCGTCCGACTGAAGGCGAATATAACGAAGAGTTTTCTCTGCTGCCGGTTGTTAATTATCTGAAAGAACATCTGAAATCTCCAGTGCGTCTGGCTAAAGATTATCTGGATGGCGTTGAAGTTGCCGAAGGTGAGCTGGTTGTTCTGGAAAACGTTCGCTTTAACAAAGGCGAAAAGAAAGACGACGAAGCCCTGTCCAAAAAGTATGCTGCCCTGTGTGACATCTACGTGATGGACGCATTCGGTACCGCGCACCGCGCGCAAGCTTCTACCCACGGCGTAGGCAAATTTGCCCCTATCGCGTGTGCCGGTCCGCTGCTGTCTGCAGAACTGGAAGCACTGGGTAAAGCACTGGGTAACCCGGCGCGTCCGATGGTTGCCATCGTCGGCGGCTCTAAAGTTTCTACCAAACTGACCGTTCTGGATTCCCTGTCCAAAATCGCTGACCAGCTGATTGTTGGCGGTGGTATCGCGAACACCTTCGTTGCGGCTCAAGGCAACAACGTCGGTAAATCTTTGTACGAAGCAGACCTGGTCGGTACCGCAAGCAAACTGCTGGAAACCTGCGATATTCCTGTCCCAACTGACGTTCGCGTTGCGACCGAGTTCTCTGAAACTGCGGTTGCTACCGTGAAGTCTGTTAAAGACATCAAAGATGACGAACAAATTCTCGACATGGGCGATGAGTCTGCTTACCGCCTGGCTGAGATCATTAAAAACGCTAAAACCATTCTGTGGAATGGCCCGGTAGGCGTGTTCGAGTTCCCTAACTTCCGCAGAGGAACCGAAATTGTGGCGCAGGCCATTGCTGATAGCGAAGGCTTCTCTATCGCAGGCGGCGGCGACACTCTGGCAGCTATCGACCTGTTCGGTATCGCTGACAAAATTTCCTATATCTCCACTGGCGGTGGCGCATTCCTGGAATTCGTTGAAGGGAAAGCACTGCCAGCGGTTGTGATGCTGGAAGAGCGTGCTAAGAAGTAA